The window tATTACCCAGTGCTTTTACTTTAAGAAgtctttaagattttttttttttcctagcgcATTGTAAGATAATTTGTGATCAAGACATCTGCTTCAATGAAAGTCACATTTTGCCATGCAAATGCACGTTTCAACCCAATAAAGTCGCCATAATAAGGCTTTTAGCACGGCATACCTACAGTGAGGTTATTGTAGCCAAATCCTCTCCTTTCGCACACAAGCTTAATCTGTGCTGAAATGATCTGTTACAATTAAAATGACATTTACAGAGACAGTTACACCTTGCATCCTAATGAATCCGCCTGCGCCTACCGAAGGTGTTTAACAGAGGGCCCCAACAAAGTGGAAAACCCCGCTTCGAGTGACATGCCAGAGTCGCCCTCAAACTTTTATCCCCCGCTCCCATCCGTCATTAAGAAGCTGCTCAAAGGGTAATCATCCCTGCTCCTCTTTCACCGCCCCAGTAAACTCCTTTTCGATGTTTTTAAGGTCAAAACAAAAGTTCTAGTGTCTGATGgatatgtaaaaaaataataaggtgACGGTTGGTGtgtaaagtctttttttttttttttttttttttttttttttttacggaGGGGGGAAGTGCTGGAAgggatttctttaaaaaatgtgcgGACATTGTTGTAGAGGCAGTAGCGTGCGCCGAGGGGAGCTCTTTCTCTCCCTCGCATTGTGCAGGGAGCAGGTGCTGTCTACATTACCATACAGCTGAGAGCACAAAGAGCTAACTGATTCAGCCCTCACACAATAACAAACGGCCTTAATGACAGCCACGCGAACGACACACACCAAACTCACTTTTTACTAAgctgaagcaggaaaaaaaaaaaaaaaaaaaaaaagagagagagagagagagagagggagagaggttGCTggtgatgatgataataatcaTACAGGGGTGTAGGACCCGGCAGGAGCGGGGAGCTCTTTCCGCCAGCGGTGGTCGTGGGGACGGGACCCGCAGCGCCCCGctcccgggacccccccgggggcggcgggcagCCGGTTCCCCCGCGCTCCTCGGCTCCCCCGAGCCTCTCGGCTCCTCCGAGCCCCCCGGACCCCTGAAGCCCCCCGGACCCTCCGAGCTCCCCGTGCCCGTGCGGGCGGGACGGGTGCTGCGAGCGGAGCCCGGGGCAGGGCGAGCCGGGGCTGGGTGGCTGGGTTCGCtcgcatcccccccccccccgctcccaaTTATCCCGCTTATACCGGGGGCAATGCGGTGTGAGTTTAAAGGGATCGGATTTCCCTCGCTGCCGCCCGCCTCCCCCGTTCCCTTTAAAGCCCCTCGGAAGGGGGCACGGTCGCCGGGCGACTTTCGGGGGGCACGGCGGCGCTGCCCGCGGCCCCGGGGGCTCGTTCTCCCGGTGCGGAGGGGGTGCTGCCCTCTGCCCGGAGCAGGAGGGGGATTCTCGCGGTTACCAAATTTGCAGGAATGTAAATGAGCACGTTTTGTGAGCgcggaggggagagggggaggagggtTGCACATTTTACAGCTCACTGACCATTTGGCGATCCATTGAGAGGAGGGTTTGGAAAAGTGGCTCCTTTGTGACAGCTCTAGCCAGATTGGGGGGCTGCTCATTTGCATCTCATTAGGCATGCAGGCGGCCGGCGGGATATAAGGGAGGCAGGCGCCCAAGGAGAGGCAGATCCTTAGCGCTTCACCCTCGGAGAGAGCCGCCGAGCCGCGGCGCAGAGCaggcaccccctgcccccccgcAGGAGCACCCCCggacactgctgctgctgccgccgccgccgtcgaGACACGAGCTTGGTGTAGTTGGCCGGGATTCCTCTAAAACACAAAAGGAAGCCCACGACGACGAACGAGAGCTTCGCTTCTttcgcaaaaaaaaaaaaaaaaaaaaagaataataataataaaaaaaaaaaaagaaaggggggggaTCAAGGCTCCGACGTGACCCGCCAGCCGCCGCTCGCCGCCTCCCAGCCCCGACGTGCGCAGGGCGAGCGCAGCCGCGCAGAGCCGGAGCCGCTCCCGCACCGCGCCGCACCGGGAACTACCGCGCTGCCGCCTCGGCAGGGATTTCCACAGCGccgactcttttttttttttttttttttttttgtttttaaatcttcctCGGCAAGCCTTTTCTCTGCCTCAGTTGGGAATTaagttgcttttcatttatttttatttttatttttatttttttttttcctggcgaAAAGGAGGAGCACCGTGGattgggaaagaaagagagtTTAGCAGATCAAtcgtaaactttttttttttttcccttattttttttttctatttttgccaTCCGAAAGAGCTGTCAGTCGGCGACAGGCTACACCCAGAGGTGtcagcagagggagaaaaaaaaaaaaagtccgaGCCGCTCCTGAAAGAAGGAGACCGTGACAGTAACTCTTCCAGCTCCGCTGGGGCGAGCGGCTTTGGCCGCTTcgtgattatttttctttgatttcccCCGAGAGAcactttcccctttccccccccccgcagacaaGACAAGGGGGAGGAACGCGAGGGCACCAGAGCTGCCCCTCCACCATGGGAGGCCGGTTCCTGCTGGCGCTCGCCCTCCTCTCGGTGCTGCTCTGCCGCCGCCAGGTACGTGAGGGGGGACGGGGGGACGGGGTACGGGGACCCGGACGCCCCCTCGGGGGGTCCCTAcggcggccgggggcggggggaggcagcgggcAGGGGGCAGCCGTCGGTGCACGGAGCCGCTCCGGGGACTGAcggtccctgtccccgtccccgtccccgccaGGTGTCCGGCTCCGGGGTGTTCGAGCTGAAGCTGCAGGAGTTCGTCAACAAGAAGGGGCTCCTCAGCAACCGCAACTGCTgccgggggggcggccccggcggcgCCGGGCTGCAGCAGTGCGACTGCAAGACCTTCTTCCGCGTCTGCCTCAAGCACTACCAGGCCAGCGTGTCTCCCGAGCCGCCCTGCACCTACGGCAGCGCCATCACCCCCGTGCTCGGCGCCAACTCTTTCAGCGTCCCCgacggggcgggcggcgccgaCCCCGCCTTCAGCAACCCCATCCGCTTCCCCTTCGGCTTCACCTGGCCCGTAAGTGAGGGGAGGCGAAgggggggtggcagggagggcGACCCCGGGGTGGGGGCTGGCGGTGCTGCCCACCCACGGCACCGGCTGTGCTCACGCCGCCGCGGCGGGTTGTCTCTGCTCCTTGTCTCCGCAGGGCACCTTCTCGCTCATCATCGAGGCTCTCCACACGGACTCGCCCGACGACCTCACCACAGGTACCTTGTCCCCCACGGACCCTTCCCCAGGGCCACCCCCTCGCCAGGAAGGCACGCAGCCCCCCTCGCCCCATCTCCGCGGTCCCCATCCCACCAGACACCCTCTATGAGCATCCCCCTGCCCGCTGTGGGCACCCTGATCACgcttctcctctccccacaGAAAACCCCGAGCGCCTCATCAGCCGCCTGGCCACCCAGAGGCACTTGGCGGTGGGCGAGGAGTGGTCCCAGGACCTGCACAGCAGCGGCCGCACCGACCTCAAGTACTCGTATCGCTTCGTCTGCGACGAGCACTACTACGGGGAAGGCTGCTCCGTCTTCTGCCGCCCCCGGGACGATGCCTTCGGTCACTTCACTTGCGGAGAGCGTGGCGAGAAAGTCTGCAACCCGGGCTGGAAGGGCCAGTACTGCACTGAGCGTGAGTGTCCACCTTCGTGTCTCCCCGTGAGCTCTCTGGGAGGTGTTTCCCTGACATCAGGCCCCATGGGAGAGGGGGAACCGGGCTGGAGTGCATGGAGGGCTGGTGCTGTGTGCAGGCTTTACTGGTGTGGGGGACAGGGGGTCCTCAGGCTTACCACAGAAAGTTAGCTCAGGCAGCTCCACCTCGAGCTCATAAAATGTCAGTGCCAACACCACACTCTTGCTCATTCACTGTAGTTGTCAAATCTGGTGGCAGAATGCTCAGCAGTTGCTTGAAGATGTGTTTAAATGCATCAGGAGTCCCTTTTACACCTAGCCACCCCTTCAACCTCGGTACACTGATACCATCATTATGGGGTACGGGGCTCCAGGAAAGGAAGCTAGGCCTCGGCAACATCTGTGTGGAAGGCCTAAAGGTAGGCTTGTAGCTGTCTGCTGTCTTGCCACCTTGCACTGAAAAAAGTAGTGGGAGAGCAGAGAGATGCCCTGTGGCCTGTAGGATTTCTCATTTGGTGTACTCACACGCTGACAGAGCCACTGACAGAGGCTTTTCACCTGGAGCCACAGGTCAGCTTCCTCCCCATCGCTCTCCTGTGACATTGCCATGTTCATTGCTACTGACAGAACAGGACAAGGGACACGAGTTTTAAAGTGAGCCTGATCCTGAAACTGTTCAGGAATGCAGTGTACTGATACAGCAGGAAAAGCTGGGCTAGTGAGTAGATGACAGAGAGGACAGATAGCCAGAGATGTCAGGTACCACCGGTTTTTATGAGGTTACCCCCCTTCGCAGACACATAGCAGCATACAGGCAAACATACAGACACAGAGCTCCTGCTGCGGTGTGTGATGGCATTCTCTGTTTGTGTGCACACATATGTCTGAAGTACACTGGCAGATGATGCACTGAGTGCTCCCCTGCAGCCATCAGAGGGCCAGGTGGGCTGAGAGAAAGCAGCTATAGTCTGTAAAGCAgcctctctgttttctgtattttttttttaagcccacCTATACTGTGGTCTCAGCTGAGCTGCTATCGAGTGATCTCAGATTGGTTATTCACACTGTCAGTGGCTGCTGAGATGCTTTTAGCAGTTCATGGCACGATGTTGCACAACAAACAGCaggcaaaggggcttgcatttCCTTTGATAGCGTTTTAAATAGGATCTACAACCTTTCCCATGATCAAAAGTGCCTATCCCGGTTATGTCAAGGGGTGGGGAAAAAGGAAGCATTTTGATAATGAGCTCTTTTGGGGCTGTCAGCACTTTCGGATGCCTGTGCACTGCCGCTCTTCCCCCAGCAAAGCAGAACGCTGTCCATCTTTCTCGACTCGTTGTGCTGTGCGTGCTGCTCTGCTTTCCAtctcagaaaacacagcacagcagcagcgcAAACCCGCTAGGCGCTGGAGCTGTGTTTATGTGTGCATGCGAAAAGAATGTTTTCCTGTTAGCAAGCCGAGCTCCCAGTGGCAGATTGCTTCCCGTCTACTTGCCCTCGGCTCCATTCTTTCCAACTTTGAGGCGATCCGATTATCAGCACTGATTCTttctcccctccaccccccttcCCCTCGCATGCCATTGTCTCCGGCTGGCTTTGTTGAATTAAAACTTTGCAGTGCCTGCTTAATGAGTTCCATAACCAGGCGAAGTAATGAGCAGAagtcccttttcccctcccctcatccTCCCTCCCGCTGGCCCGCTTACCTCTTTACCATGCCCGGACCCACCCGCCCCTGCTCcgagcggggcggggaggggggggaggagggaggaagaactTTAGacttatttatttgaataagaaaaaaagtttttgcagCGAAATCACGCGCGTGCCATAGATTAGCTGTGGGCAGGGATAGGCTGCCCGGCTGCCGGCACCGGCCCCATTGGCTCCAGGGCCGGGGGTATTGTTGcagtggggcagctgctgggagagaaTAGACAATAGAGCAGCTGTCTTGCACTGGCACCCTGCACACCAGCTGTCCACTCTTATCTGCACACACACTTTCGGGGGATATTAAGAGGTGGAGCTGTGTGCATAGAATTGGAAAAAAGGACTTCTGACCCTcgctgggaagggaaggggggcGAGGGGCTGCGGGGAAGGCAGCAATTGTGAGCCCTCTTTTGTCTGTGTGCAACTGTATTAAGAAGAATGCTCATCCCTGGCGATAAGTAAAGTGCCCAGCTACCAGGCGAGATCAATACTCCTGCAGGCTCCAGAGATTAACTCAGCTGCTATTAACTGCCCGGACCTAGCAAAAGGGGCTGGCTCCCCACCCACAAGGTGCTCTCAGGAGGGGACTTTGAAAAGGGAGGCGTTCGGCCCTGGAGCTTATGCCTCTCCCTTCTTGGTCTGTTTACAGCGATTTGTTTGCCTGGATGTGACGAGCAGCATGGCTTTTGCGACAAACCTGGGGAATGCAAGTAAGTTTTCcactccaccccccccccccttctttgtCTTTAACTTCAATGCTCTGGTGCTAAACAAGCCACCGGTCCTTCGAGGGGCAGTTTAAATGCCTTTCTTCATATTAGATGGTAATTCGAGAAATCCAGGTGATGCCAGATCAAAGTATTAATCCACAAGTCAAACATCAGTGCCATTTATATTAACCTAACAAGTTTACAGTGCTGTGTGTAAGGTTTAGCTGTTTGTTATTAGAGTAAACAAATTAACTACCTGCAACTGGGGCTCTGTCTGAGGAAGTGGAAGAAATAGCTGGGACTGATGAAAGCTGATGCTACGGTTGGACTCGGTGACTTTCTCAGATGAAGGATCACTGAAGGCTTTTAGGAAACTTGATCCTTGGCATCAGTGTGTTTGCAGAGTTTGCGATAGGGTTTCCAAATGTGAGAAGTCTAAATCTGACGAGACTTTGttgtcaactttttttttttttttttttttttcagatgcagaGTGGGTTGGCAGGGGCGATATTGTGATGAGTGCATCCGATACCCAGGCTGCCTTCATGGTACCTGTCAGCAGCCGTGGCAGTGCAACTGCCAGGAAGGCTGGGGTGGCCTTTTCTGCAACCAGGGTAAGTTCTCAGTCCTTGCCTGAGGACCTGTcttaaaatgcagaaagcagGCTGCTATTTCCAGCTCATCTGTGCTAGCCTAACCTTGCAAAGGAGCAAGTATCTTGAcagatttctctctcttttttttttttctttttttttttccaatgttttaCAGACCTGAACTACTGCACCCACCACAAGCCATGCAAGAATGGTGCCACATGCACGAACACTGGTCAGGGGAGCTACACTTGTTCTTGCCGGCCTGGGTACACAGGCTCCAACTGCGAGATTGAAATCAATGAATGTGATGCCAACCCTTGCAAGAACGGTGGAAGCTGCACTGTAAGTCTCAGTCACTTGTGCTCTATGAAACCCCAAGGGGCGAGTTAATGTCAGTTCTACTGATTTTCAGAATCCATTTCTGGATCTCACAGCAACTTCAGGTAAATATTTTGAACATTTCTCATGTCTTTCCCCCAGGATCTCGAGAACAGCTATTCTTGTACCTGCCCACCGGGCTTCTATGGTAAAAACTGCGAGCTGAGTGCCATGACCTGTGCTGATGGACCATGCTTCAATGGTGGGCGATGCACCGACAACCCCGACGGGGGATACAGCTGCCGCTGCCCACTGGGTTATTCTGGGTTCaactgtgaaaagaaaattgattACTGCAGTTCCAGCCCTTGTGCTAATGGTAAGGCCAAATATAATACAGTGACCTTCTGAAAAGAGATCATCCAGTTGCTTTGGCTACTGGTCTGGAGTGAATAATAAGGCCCAGTGATAAACCACGGGCAATGTCATATCAATGGTTGACTTGGTGGAGGAAGTGTGCTTAAAAGTAATGGTGTGGCATGGGTCACTGCTACAGATAATGTTTTCTTAAGGGGTCACTGTGGTGGGGTAACTTTGCCTGAAGCTTCATGCATTAAACTGTGGAGGATTATACTTCTAAATGATGTATAGCACTCTCTGGCATCTATGGATACGAAATGCCATATTAATACtaagtattattattacttataaTCCAGCAATAGTAATCTTCTTGCTTTGACTAATGTAGTGAAGATTTTCTTTAATGCAGTCCTCCTTATTCAGTGCCACTTTACCTCTGTAATGTGAGATTGTGGTGTGAACCTGATCTGGACTAGCTTCATTGTCCCAGCTAAGTGAAATGTCAAAAAGGGAATAGAATGGTGAATAAAAAATAGATCCTATTAAGTAAtaccttcctttaaaaaaaaacacatactttTATGGTGGCTCAGACTTGGCAAAGATTGGGCTAACCTCTCAAAAGGGAAGTTTTTCTCAGCTGTGGTTTGTCACGATGACCCTGAGAGCAGCACTCAGGGCACACTTCAGGGAGGGTGTGACTGCAGCCCTCTCAGCCTTCGTGCCCTTAATGCCTTGCAGGAGCCCAGTGCGTTGATCTGGGGAACTCGTACATTTGCCAGTGCCAGGCTGGCTTCACTGGGAGACACTGTGATGACAACGTGGACGACTGCGCCTCCTTCCCCTGCGTCAACGGAGGGACCTGCCAGGATGGGGTCAATGACTATTCCTGCACCTGCCCCCCCGGATACAATGGGAAGAACTGCAGCACCCCAGTGAGCAGATGTGAGCACAACCCCTGCCACAACGGGGCCACCTGCCACGAGAGAAGCAACCGCTACGTGTGTGAGTGTGCTCGGGGCTACGGCGGGCTCAACTGCCAGTTCTTGCTCCCCGAGCCGCCTCAGGGACCGGTGATCGTTGACTTCACTGAGAAGTACACGGAGGGCCAGAACGGCCAGTTCCCCTGGATCGCGGTGTGTGCCGGGATTATTCTGGTCctcatgctgctgctggggtgcGCCGCCGTGGTTGTCTGTGTCAGGCTTAAGGTGCAGAAGAGGCACCACCAGCCGGACGCCTGCAGGAGCGAAACAGAGACCATGAACAACCTGGCGAACTGCCAGCGTGAGAAGGACATTTCCATAAGTGTCATTGGTGCCACTCagattaaaaacacaaataagaaAGTAGACTTTCACAGTGATAACTCTGATAAAAATGGCTACAAAGTTAGATACCCATCCGTGGATTACAATTTGGTGCATGAACTCAAGAATGAGGACTCTGTTAAAGAGGAGCATGGCAAATGTGAAGCCAAGTGTGAAACGTATGATTCAGAGGCAGAGGAGAAAAGTGCAGTACAGCTAAAAAGGTATCATACATACTCGAGTGCTGGGGGTGGCTTTATTCTGAAGGGTGTGCGTGTCTTAGAGGTAGCGTTAAGCAACAGCCATCTCACCTATGTTGTCTGTCTTTGTCTTCAGTAGTgacacttctgaaagaaaacgGCCAGATTCAGTATATTCCACTTCAAAGGACACAAAGTACCAGTCGGTGTACGTCATATCAGAAGAGAAAGATGAGTGCATCATAGCAACTGAGGTTAGTATCCCACCTGGCAGTCAAGACAATACTTGGTGCACAATCTCCTTCCAATGCATATCAGGGCAGCCAAGCTGTTCTCCGTGCAGCCACAGTGATTTGAACCTGTTGAAATCTGGCCGCCTTGAGTTTATAGTACTGCAGATGTTGCAAAAACTTGCTCTGGATTAAGATAAGCCCCATGGGTGTTAGAGGACAGTGACTTTTTCAGGCAAGGGGACAGCTATAGTGTGGTTGTGGTCTACTGACTCATCCCTTCGTATCCTTCATGCAGAGCCTGTTCTTGCTTGGCATGAAGGTGAAGTCTTGAACCTCTGTAGCCTTACTGTCCTCTTCTTACTGTTTATTAACCTCTTCTGGTCTCTGTGTTTTCTCCCAACAGGTGTAAAACAGACATGATATGGCAAAGATGTTGTTCAGAACAATTTCAAAGGAGACGTGCCCCAATGAATGCTGCTGAAAGAGGAATGGGAGATAGATTCCTTCACTGACTGCTGCTGAGAAACTAAATTCAGGCTTGAGCTGGTTCTCTACTGAAGTTAGCAAAGTGActgcaaaataaagaaacaagatGGACACCAGGCAAGGGTCTGTGTTCAAGGATTACTGTTGCACTGCCTTTTATGAATTTTATCATTGCACTATGGTCAGTTGcttttctatatatatttaaatgaatggACTTAATTACTACATAAGAAGCATGCACTGCCTGAAGTGTATATTTTGGATTCTTATGAGCCAGTCTTTTCTTGAATTAGAGACACAAACACTGCCTTTATTGTCTTTTTTGAtactaaaatgtgtttttactaGGTGAGAAAaagtgtgttatttttttgaatctgtaaaaatattttcatgataATTGTAAAGCTTGAGTATTTTGTGATGTccatttttttataatttaaattttttgGTAAATATGTACAAAGGCACTTCGGGTCTATGTGACtatatttttttgtatataaatgtatttatggAATATTGTGCAAATGTTATTTGagttttttttactgttttgttaatgaagaaattcatttttaaaatatttttccaaaataaatattattaatgaTAACAGAAGTCCTATGTTTATTTCATAACTGATGATGAACTGGACTGAACCTTGTGACAGATACCTGACAGGTTTCTGAGGACTCTTGGGGAGATGGGGCAGGACCGATACCTATCACAAAGCGTGGGGAACAACTTGCTCTTTGTAGACCTCTCTTTCCCCTCCTGACTTAATGAATTGTTGACCCCATTGTCATGCTCACCCTTATCCCAAAGGCAAATGTCTGTCAAAACCTTGGGTAATGTTTGCTCAGTCCTGTTGGGTtgtgtatatataaacacatacgGCCCCACTTCCCAAGGAAGAGCCATGCAGATGCGCTCTTTTGCAGCACAGGCATGGGGCTTGTCCTGACTCTGCTCTTCATTTCATGCAACCTCAGACACTTGTCTGGAGTCCAGGGGAGTTTGGGACACCCAGGGCATGCCCATTGAGGCCCCTGGTGCCCACCCATGGGACTTGAGCTCCCCCAGTCACACCAACCTAGGGCTggcccttccctccccaggaaAAGGGGACACTGAGTTGACTGATGGCCACAACTCTCCTGACTGTGATACCTGCCTAAAATACCAGTTGTGTCTTTAATTTCAACCCTGCCCTTGGTGCCTGCTGCCATCATACTGGGGCAGTGTGTGACCCCATCCCCTGGCTTGGCCTCAAATTCCTAGGCTGTTTAGTTTGCCCTAACTAACTCTCCTTTGGGTCGTGCTTGTTAGTTAGCAGATACCCTTTGGAAACATGCAGTATGCTTCCAcctcaggaaaaagaaggaCAATCTAGGAAATATTAATCtaggaaataatttcttctttgacCCATTAAAGCCAATCTCACTCCAATTGTTGTGGGCGACCTCTCATAGCTTCTGGGAGCTGATGAAAATTACTTGCTTCCATTCACTTCAGTGGAGGTGGATGTGGCTGCTATCCTAAATGAAAAGGATGGGGTAGCACATGTAATTAATCAAGCAATAATGGCAATAATGGCTGatctatatttaaattatataccCTCTCACCTTATTTTATTGTACAGGAATGTGAGAACAACTAGAACTGTACTTCTGTGTGGGGTCAGCAGATAACACACTGACTGCAGGGGCTTGTCCATCTGTAGGGTCTTCTCACTAAGCCAATCCTTAGACAAGATCTACCAACTCACTGCCCACAAAGTGACCCAACAGGGTATATATATGCTCTTCATTTATCCCAAAGGGTCTTTTTAGGGAAGGTTTTCATAAGGAGAGTGACATGAGGTACTGAAAAGCAGCCTGTGAGTGATGGTCTGGACAGCATTTTCAAGCTGGACGGTCACATAACATCCTGCCGATAATCAGCCAATAAATCAGACAGTGACCCAGGCATGACAGTGTGCATGGCAGCAGGGTGCTTGGAGCAACATAATCTCCCAGGTTGGACAAGCATGTGTGCTCAGGCAGGTTTTATTGCTGTCTCTGCTTTCCAAACCTGATCAAATCACTTAATTTctgtttcctctccttcctAAGCTTTTTTAGGGCCAACTTGCCTTGTGATCTGCTGCACTTTGCACAGTCAGTGCCAGGGTCTCAGCTGGGACCTCTTAATGCTGCTTCTGTATAAACAGCAGTAACAAGTGGAAGCCATTGATGGCTGAGTGCCTCTGTGATAGCATTAGGTCTTCAGGGCTATAGCAAGTACCACTTCAACGTACTGCCAGGTAAAGGTCCGGAGAAGCATGCAACTCCTTGCTCTGGTGAAGAGGCACAGCATCAGCTTTTAAGCAACTTTGCTTGAAAATAAAACGTCTTTAGAAAGTTCAGCTTGTCTCAGTGTGAGAACTGCTAGATGTGCTGAGTTTGGGCAATGAGAGAAAAAGTGCTGTGGGCAAAGAGAAGAGCAGGGTCTTGCCCTTCTGAAGCCCCTTCTGAAATGACAGCTTCGCAGATGAGCTGAATGGCTTTTCCAGCTTCTATTCTGAGCAGAGTTGGGGCTCTTGCCACAGGCAGGATTTATTTCTTGCAGTTACCAAGTCCCCCACACCTGCACGCATATACAGGGGCTCCTGGTGATCAGATTGAGGTGTGCAGTGGGGAGCGATGGATCCTTGCTCCACATCATTAACACCTGACTCtttttggggagaaaaggaTGATCTGAGCAGTGCATGGAGGTCCTGCAGGTGGCTGTGCGCTCCTGTCTGCCCAGCCCCATGTACAGGCAGAAGGCCAGTCAGCTGCCAAAAAGCAGCAGGACCCCCCCTGTCAGCAGGGTGTTCAAAAGTCCTCCCCGGTCTAAAAAGAGAGGAGAGCTGGCTTGAGGAGGCCGTTTATCCAGAACAGCTGAGAATTCAGGGCCTGATCCAATGCCCAttaaaatgaatggaaaggCTCCAACGAGCTGTGGGGGCACGTGGCAGCGTGCCCCCCCCCGCGCAGCAcatccccagggcagcagcatgCACCCACACAGTGAGAAAGCCCGAGGCTGCTCTAGCCACCTATGTCCCTCCCTGGGGGCTCGTCCCCTGGGACAAGGATGTCCCTTCTTGCTGGAGAGGGCACCCCCAGGCCCTGTCCCTACCTGAAAGCAAGCATGTGGGTGGCATCCCACAAATATTTTAGTGTGGGGACTTTCTGAATGAGACACATACAGCTTTCGAAACATAGGAAGCGTTGGGCTCAGGCAGCATGTCTTAGTTTTAACTGCAAGACCTGGGTTTATAAATTGCCTTAAATCGATATTTGTACTTTGTGCAGAAGGGCATGGGCGTCAGGAAACTTGGGTACTATTCCTGGCTCCACCACAGGCTCCATGTGTGACCTTGGGAGAGGAAGGATGGTCTGGTGGTCAAGGCGCTGCAGAGGGACCCAGGAGGGCCCCCTTCTATTTCCAGTGCTCCCTCCAGACTTCCTGTGCAACCTTGGACCTGGGTCACTTAATCTTTCCAGGGCCTTAGGAAAATGGGGGCCTCCTGGTTgtgctgggagggaggaggtCACTGGTACTTGTGAGAGGATATTGTGGTGGTGGGGAACGTTAAAATACCCTCCAAGGCGAGTGAAGCTATTTCCTATCCCCACATGTCTGGTTGCTTGTCTGCGAGATGATGAGCTATTTTTGTAAAGCAGTTCGAGATGCTTGCATGGAATAAAGACCCCTATCACAATTGAAACATCCATCATTTGAGGGAGGATGCGTAagccctgtgctggcagcaagcAGACAGGCTGGCGAGGGCTGGATGCTGCTGCGTGTAGGGCATGTGCTGTGTGCCCCTGGCC is drawn from Anas platyrhynchos isolate ZD024472 breed Pekin duck chromosome 3, IASCAAS_PekinDuck_T2T, whole genome shotgun sequence and contains these coding sequences:
- the DLL1 gene encoding delta-like protein 1 — its product is MGGRFLLALALLSVLLCRRQVSGSGVFELKLQEFVNKKGLLSNRNCCRGGGPGGAGLQQCDCKTFFRVCLKHYQASVSPEPPCTYGSAITPVLGANSFSVPDGAGGADPAFSNPIRFPFGFTWPGTFSLIIEALHTDSPDDLTTENPERLISRLATQRHLAVGEEWSQDLHSSGRTDLKYSYRFVCDEHYYGEGCSVFCRPRDDAFGHFTCGERGEKVCNPGWKGQYCTEPICLPGCDEQHGFCDKPGECKCRVGWQGRYCDECIRYPGCLHGTCQQPWQCNCQEGWGGLFCNQDLNYCTHHKPCKNGATCTNTGQGSYTCSCRPGYTGSNCEIEINECDANPCKNGGSCTDLENSYSCTCPPGFYGKNCELSAMTCADGPCFNGGRCTDNPDGGYSCRCPLGYSGFNCEKKIDYCSSSPCANGAQCVDLGNSYICQCQAGFTGRHCDDNVDDCASFPCVNGGTCQDGVNDYSCTCPPGYNGKNCSTPVSRCEHNPCHNGATCHERSNRYVCECARGYGGLNCQFLLPEPPQGPVIVDFTEKYTEGQNGQFPWIAVCAGIILVLMLLLGCAAVVVCVRLKVQKRHHQPDACRSETETMNNLANCQREKDISISVIGATQIKNTNKKVDFHSDNSDKNGYKVRYPSVDYNLVHELKNEDSVKEEHGKCEAKCETYDSEAEEKSAVQLKSSDTSERKRPDSVYSTSKDTKYQSVYVISEEKDECIIATEV